In Oryza sativa Japonica Group chromosome 8, ASM3414082v1, the sequence TGTGGTTCTATCCAAATTTGAGGCTCCTGTCAGATTTGAGGGAATGGCTTCCCGGCAGATCAAGAAAACAAACACAAAATTTTACCGTAACTTACCCCCCGATAACTTCAAAACAGTAATTAACAGCCATTCCATTTGGAATTTACAGCTGGAGTTAAATGTAAACTCATTATATTTATACAGTGTAAATTTCACAAGAACCAGACCTACAACATAAGCTAAAGAATCATATAGCCTCAAAACAATATAGTACCAAACCAACTAAAAAAAGTCCAAATTTTCCCTCTAAACTATTGCGGTCGTCTGATTTATCATACTCATTTCAAATACTAGATATTTTACACCTTAAACTTTTCAAACCGGACCGATAATTAACCTCCTTAACCTCCCATAAAGCAGTATCAGTCTTACGTGACACACGTACAACAGTTTAGCCACATGTCCATCTAGTCAACAGTTTGGGAAAATATTTTTTCAGAAAATATAAtagtggccccacatgtcatattcttatatcttcttcttcctcgctcTCTCATAGTCCCGTGCCGTCGTCGCCCCCGCCCCCCGTTGATCTCTCCAGCTCTCCCTGCCACCACCCTCCACGAGCTTGCTAGCTCCACTAGTGTGGCTGCAGCTCGTTGCATCCATGTGCCATAGCACAAGCCAATCAAGCTCCTCTCAACTGAAGAGGAACACACCCATGCGACCTTCCGAGCCATTCCCCCTTCCCTCTCACTGAGATCGATGGGTGAGATGATGCATGATGCGGCAGGGTTGCTGCCTTTCTGGGGATGACGCCACCGCTATCGCCTACACATCAAACCTTTCTTCCTCTGCCGTCTCAGGGAGGCCATCGCCATCTTCCTTCGCCTCCTCACTGCTCCTCCTGTtgtggggaggagggagggagagagtggGAGATGGAAGGAAGGAGacgagaggagaagaagatggagctcgctgatttttttttctatctttaATTTCTAGCTTACTAGACTGCAGTCACGTAATATCAAAATCACTCCGGATTGAGTTAGGGGGGTTAAGCATCTAGTTTAAAGAGTTCGAGATACAAAATATCTGGTATTTGTTGAATGGGTAAATCGAACGATCGCAATAGTCCAAAAAGGTAATTCGGATTTTTTCCTACTAATTTATAgtcacttttttaaaaaaaataattggagTTACAATCTAACATCAACATATTTACACTGTAAATTGCAGAACTTCGTAGAACCACACGTAGTTAGGGCATAATCGGATAGCTGTTTACGTTTTACAGTCATTTTATGCTGGGGAtaaagcatttttagcatagtgacaaatcaaatatttttaactttgattattaatagcaaaaaaaatcaatcatgtaagtaaacaatcataatatgtaactttttttatttaaaacattttacttttataaatattattggtcaaagtagcatctcgaaaACAGTGTGAGgataaaaaatgcttatattttggaacgaagggagtattagtttttttttttgaaaaatggactaatatgatttttcaaaacaactttcatataaaaatttttgtaaaaaatacacaatttaatagtttgaaaacgtacgtgcggaaaacgagagataTGAGTTAGGAAAGTGAGGtaatgacgtggcatcctaatgACTATACTAACTCAATCGAATTGGCTATGGTGTTATGTTTTGGCCTTGGTTCACACGTGTTACACAAGTCACTCATCACATAAAAGTTCTCTAAACTTTTGTACTAGTAGGGCAATTTATACCTTTTAAGTTCGAGTAATTCTATACAATTTACTCAAATAACTTTTATAAAtatagtgtttttttaaaaaaatgcaaaataAGTTCATAAATTTGGCTTATTCGCGCCATTTCCGATGAGCAGGCAACGGTACCCAAGTTCCTCGTCAAGGGCCGCCTGCAGCTCTCCCGCCGGAcgttcaccgtcgccgccgcgcaaaTGCTCCGGCTGAAGCAGcgcatcgtcgtcgccggcgccggcggcctcaCGCCGCCGTCCGGCTTCGTGGCGCTCGCGGCGCTGGCGTGGGTGTCGTTCGTCCGGAGCAAGCACGCGGcgggcgccatcgccgccggcgacgaggtgtacctcttcttcttcatcgactgccgcggccgccgcgccgcgttcGACCCGCCGGTGGGGGAGGGCTTCTTCGGCACGTGCATCTCCGGCTGCCTCGCCACGGCCACCGCGCGGGacctgctcggcggcggcgacggcgggctggtcgccgccgccagggccgtgcaggaggaggtgcggcgagcggcggaggacCCGCTCGCCGGCTGGGAGTGGATGTCGCTGGTGGGGCGGATCGCGCTGAGCCGGCTGGTGAACATGTCGGGGTCGACGAGGTTCCCGGCGTACGAGGCGGCGGACTTCGGGTGGGGCTCGCCGAGCCGGACGGAGTTGGTGACGATGAACCATGGCGGGCAGGTGGTGCTCGTCGCCGCCAAGGGCGGCGGTGTGCAGGCGTCGGTGTCGATGAAGCCGGAGCACATGGACAAGTTCAAGTCGGATTTTGAGAGCTACTTAGAATGAttatttgactagaaaaaatacccgtgcgttgtacgggtgaagtttattttaatcttattattattatatggtttagttaatatAAAATTCACTGCGAGAGTTCGcttgaaaatatatatttttagaaaattatgggTTGTAGTTAGGAATCCAATCAccttaagttagcatgcgagtttttttaaacatatttttttatgattccttctgtattaaaAAAGTGAAttatcttaaaaaccgactcaaatacggatatgtattttcaaaagcaaacgaacttaaaaaccgactcatacacgaatgacgtaaaaaataccaacaaaaatatttttaatttttattatagtaGAGATCGAAGAAGATGAAAATTCCAATTGGAAACCATCGATCGTACTACGTGTTTCTTGTTTGTAGTCAAAAATTTTGGAGTGCTTTTGAATTAAATGGCCGAAAAGACGTCATGTCAAGTTGGCAACCAACTGTTAAGATTTtgagaaaaataatatattgtCCCCGATATCTTGGATTGTACTGTACATGTTGATATATAAGAAAGGATAATAGAAATTCTTGCATTGTCCCTGATAACAGCACACATGGATATTAATAGGATCTGGTCTTAAATAATTAAgcaaatttcataaaaccttactcactccgtccttaaaaaaaaactcaatctagAAAGAGATGTCTagaacaacgaatctggacaaaggGTTACATCCCATCctaagttaagtttttttttgggacagagcaAGTATGTTTTGGAATTGGAGCGCACGTCACACAAAACCCATTAAAGCTTAAACCTTATGAAACATTGTATCATAAAACATGAGATTCTTCAAAACAAACTATTATACCTGAGGTTTTGAATTATAGATGCTTCAAAACCGAGTTTTATGAAGTTATTACATTCTAGAATCGCTGGATTGCTACTAAAGCACAGACAGGTTACTACAATAGGAAATAAATAAATGCTCATGGTTTAAGAGAACATAACGcccctgttttttttaaaaagaaatcatTCGTCCAATTAGTACAGTATATTATTTACATGATTATagatataaattaaatattataataaataaacttaacaaatagcTTACACAAAGcatcttaaaaaaatacagaagaatgttttttttagaaaacatatTAATCCAGTGAAGTTCATGATGAATTGATTCCACCCACCCCAAACCAACTTCCAAGTTTCTTACTACGAATTACTCTAGTTTTCGCCACTTGGACACTAAACAAAAATACAGTACTAAAAATGAGGTGCTCTTTCAAGCTTCACTTGTTCTGTGGTGCTACCAATTTACACAACCGTGTTTGGCATATTCCTTTTAAGTGAAGTACTTACATATTTTTCACATTTACTACATATGAATTAATTTATCCTTCCGTTCTACTCTCTCCatcaaaaaaaaaccaaacgtaggactagatgtgacatattcagattcgttgtagcaggatatatcacatctagttctatgattttctttttggacCGAAAGAGTATATTATATAAGTCATCTTAGGTTGGTTCTAAATCAAAATACTTTTAGTTTCTAGCAAAATATATAAACATCTATAATCAAATTAGGCTTATTAAATCTACGACTAAACATATTCTATGGtacatttattttgtgttaaaaatattgctatgtttttcaataaatttagttaaatcttAAAAAGAAACAGAGGTAGATCAGACTATCTAGGCGCATAGGCCATGGCCCATTTACAAAACTAGCCCGATGCCAAATTGAGCGGGATATATACCACGGCCCATTTGAAAAGATTATGCAACGCAACTACctcccctccttttttttccaatttattTTCCTACTGAAAAATGGTGGTTGCCGgacacggaggcggcggcgggcgttgCTGTCAGAGGCGATGAGGCTGTCCGCGATGGATGCCCTGTGGCTCACCGCTGCCGCTCATCCAGCGTGTCCTCATTTTCCTTCCTTTAAGAAAATAAGAGATTTGAAACATGTTGAGAATTAAACAAGAGAGACTTTACGGTTGAAACCGTACGTTTCTTATTACTGCACTCGTGTTCCTACCACCGTCCAgcgacgtcgccgtcgactGCTCCTCATCCGCCACGGTCGCTGGCGTCAGGTTCATCCCGGCCGAGGGCCGAGGGGCTCGGCGCCGACGCGCGCTGCCTGGGGCCAAAGCTGTGCCCTTGCTTGATCTCCAATTTTGTGTTGTAATGTTTAATTCAAGTATCGGTTATTGAATCTTCAGCTCACTTGGAGACCTTGGATGGAATCGTATAAGGTCAGAATTGTGATCGAAAGACACACAAGATTTACCCATAGGAACCAGAAGCACGAGTAATCCAAATCATAGAGCCCATAAAACatggaaatttaactatttgtaaCTATTAAGTTTGGTAATTGTCTAAATATCCTTCTtaatttatactttttttaCCGCTTTTAAGACGTGATTTCTTaactatttattatttttgccCACGTAGCATGCCAACGTGGTAACGTATGGTAAAAACCGGTGTGAGATTCACTGGTCAGTGTCTCTCCCTCCGCCGGCCTTctctgtcgccgtcgccactaGGGTGAGCATGAGGGTGGGCGCCCACCGTCTCGTTGTTCAACCACCTCCGTTGCCTCCTTGCTGGCGGCTCGCTCGATAACGACAACAGCATGGGCGACGTCACCCGCGTTGCTAGGGTTCGTTATGACCCGCATGCCCACGTTGTCTAGATTGAGGAATTCCTGATAACCAACGCCAAGTTACGTGCCAGTGCCAAGAGGCCGCACGAATGCGATACTGGCAACGGTCCGAATGTCTAGTTCCCCACCGCCGGCACACATGGGATAGTTGTCTCACTAACGATGGTGACTCGTTTCGTCCCAACGCTGCTGGTGCAGCAGCAGACACAGCATCGTTGGCAGCTGCCACGCCGCTGGTTCATGCGTGGAGCCGGAGCGACGGTAGTGAAAAAGGGCAGTACAACAGCATCCTCCAGGCCGTGTAGAGCGCGACAATGAGGGAAAGGTGGACACCGACGATGTAACTCATGCTGCCATTATCATCGTGCAAGCCGCCAACGAGGAGGCGGTCGAACACCAGGGCAGCTGTCGGGTGGTAGACACCCACCCTCATGCTCACCCTCACGGCGATGGCAGCAAAGAGGGCCTAGCCACGGCAGCGGCAGTGAGAGAGAAGGCCAGCGGAGGGAGAGACACTGACCAGTGCGTCCTACACATGGTTTGCAGTTTCGTTTTTGGTGAAAATTTCGGTAGCACCGAAATTTACAAACTTCTTGGTTTTCAGCACTTTTGAAccgaaattatttaaaattttaacaaattttgactgaatttaaataaattattatcaaATTGAACAAAAGAAATTAAGAAAACCCGAAAATTTATGTCGATGTAATGACTTGCTGGGGGTCCGAAAATTTGAATCAAAATTGCAATTATCGGTCCCACACCATTTTCACCCTATATTGCCATGTTGGCATGCCACttgagaaaaaaggaaaatagtTCAGAAACCACCTCTTAagagtaataaaaaaatagcaaatctAGAAAGAACATTTAGATAATTGAGAAAATTTAtagtggaaaaaaaattaaattttcccTAAAATAACAACAGGTGACTAGAAGTCTTCCGTCTAATTGAAACGAAAAATTACCGTGCGAATGTTGTTAGCCACATGTTCTTTTTAGCTTATTTATCATACTATTGAAATAGATTATTTGATTCACACTTCAAAAAGTATATgtttaaatatatgttttccCCAATGTGCCAAGCCCAGATGAGCGTGAGCCGCCATGGGCCAAACTACACATATCTGATTGGATTTGGATCACAACCGAACTCCTACAGAAATTTCAAGGACTATTTTTCTTCAATTTTAAACCATACCATCAAACATTTCATGCAAAAGGAGAATCAATTTTAAACAGCATCAGCATCAACAATTAATTAACGCGGTAATTAAGTAATAATAAAACTACGCGTGtgcctagctagctaattagTATTCCTCTTTAGTCTAAACCATTGCACGCcatggaggtggccggcgaaccccctctcgccgccgccgccgccgcctccgctctcctcctcgccgccgatgCCCTCGAACTCCATCACCCTcgacccgtcgccgccgcagtaCGCCTTGTTCcctgacgccgccgtcgccgccggcgcgtagaacgccgtcgtcgtcgacccggcCCCGGCGTTGTACccgacgccggcgtcgccgccgcccatcatgagcccgacgtcgccgccgccgtcctgctGCTGATGACCATGGTGTGAGTGTGAcaggccgccggcgagcgggtaATGCCCGTCGATGACGacgccatcggcgccgccgccgccgccgccgcagcaaccgccctcgccgtggcgcgccgcggcggcgccgccggcgccgccgagcaCGTCGGCCTtctcgccctcggcctcgcggTAGCGGTTGAGGTAGGACTTGAGCGGGCCGACGTAGGCCTCGAACCCCAGCGTGGTCATGGCCCAGAGGAGGTCGTCGCCGTTGATGGTCTTCCGCTTCTCGCGCTGGCACTTGTCGGAGGCCTCGCCTGTAACGAAGCTGATGAACTCCGACACGcactcctgcaccgtctccttcGACTCCTTGGAGATCTTGGCGTTCGCCGGCAGCGACCGCTTCATGATGCGGCTCACGTTCGCGATCGGCAGGAACCTGTCCTGCTCCTTCGCCGGCGagtccccaccgccgccgccgccgtagacgACATACCCGGCGCTgctcccgcagccgccgccgccagccgcagccgccgccgccgcctcgccggactCGTTGTCCAACGGCGGGCTGCCCACCGGGCTCAGCAAGTGCCCATAGCTCTTCCTACTCTTCATGTGAAGCTAACAacactagctatagctagctagctagctagagagagagtgtgtagttagagagagagagaagggggaggttATGGGAGTTGAGGATGGAGTGGTGATGCTCTCCTTTTAAAGAAGGAAAGGAGGTGAGGAGATGCGAGTGGGAAGACGGTATCGATGCGGACACAAAGCAAACATAAGGACGCTACTATATATATTATGTGTGTCGCGACATTCTCGTCCCTACCCGATCACCTTTCATGTAAACCATGTAGTAATAGTTCAGCGGTTTAATTTATTACCTATGCAAAGTGAGTAGAGATTAAGGATAACAAAATCTACATCATGCTGAAATTAATTCTTATCTATCAAGGTGCTCTATCGCTGCATTGCGTCACGTTTTAAATAGTGCGCGCCGTTGCACCAATAAAAATTAACTTGGTTGTTTGCATTACATGTGTGCAGCGCATTCAATGATGCTCATTTACTTCTTGCACAAATAAATAAAGATACACTTGTTAGCTGATGATCATTTTGAAAAGACTAAAAAATCTTAGGTGATGATCAAACTACGACGAAAAAATATTGTTTAAGGtgtttaattatttaatttatacTAACATATACTAATGACCGAAGGAAGTATtacattttcttttgttattgGAGTCTAGGCAAGGgattgatttattttatgagAATTGAGATATGTATAATTGTGCATGAAAGTATGGTGTATAGCTAGAGATGAAATGGAGGTGGGGAGATGGAGGtcgatgagagagagagagagagaggggggggactAGTTGCCATTGCTGACGGGCTCGAATATCATGTTGAAGAACATGAGACCAGAGTTCCAAAAAGATCAAGACAGGGGAAACCAGAAAATATTCCAAAGGATATCATGGCACAGTCCACAGCCTGGATGACCACCACTAGCTAGCCATGTCACCTCAAGAAAAAAATTGCTATCTACAAAGATTTTTGATTTCTTGGGGTTCCTAGGCCAATGGCAAGGCATCACATTAGTGGCATTGATGCACTGCAATCTTTCTACCCAAAAAAAGGGGGTCACACACTTACATCTCATATAGTTTTGCTTGATAATAAAAAAGATAATGCATATTGTAAGCTCATTGCTAAAGATGGCATCTGCGAGTGCATATATTacattgtgaaaattgtgacatgaaaaagaaaaatatctctGCTCTCACTTCACTTGTGATGGAATATGGTATCTTGTGCATTTTCATAAAAGGAAAAGGCAGGACAAAGGGCAAAGGGGCCTTGTGTGAGATGCTTCTCTTATCCCCTTTTCCACTCTTTTTTTGGCTTCAAAGTTCTATGGATTATTCGCGCCATCACATCGCACAATAATAGAAGAATATATGTGATAACAACTTGGGTAGAGTACGCGGATTAATTAACATAACCTCAGAAGCTTAAGGTTGAAATTACTAGGTTTTAATTTCCACTACTTCATCAGCTGCAGGCTTCTGGATTAGGAAATCAATTATATGCTTTGGGAGGTTTGAATGGTAAACGGGTGATTAGTTTTAGTAGTTAGCAACCGGAGCTTCATATAAACAACTGAGATCGTGCCATTTGTCAGATTCCAGAGGAAGCCACTGCCGTAATTACCTGTTGTTTAGTGTTTAAAATTATTGCTCTTTCTCAACTGGATTCATTTCCTCTGTTGTGCTCGGGCAAATATTCTACATGATTAAATAACATCCGACCTCTGCATCAAGGATGCGGGCAAGTACTCATTTTAGAAATTCTATAAGTTTAGTGAAACATAAGAagcctgaaaaaaaatattcaagctttcctaaaaaaaattaatccaaTCTGCACATATATAGCTGTTACTAAAATTTTCACCGGTGCTTGACAAACATATTCACTGACAAAAGACGAGCTACAGTACTGCAGGCATACGCGCACCGTTGGATCGGCTAAACATTCGGTCAAGATCAAAGTATGACTTCTTTTAATTAGAGAATTTGCTGGAATATTTCAAAAAGCTTAGTGAATTTTTCAATGGAACCGTGGGTCATTTCCAACGTTCCATTACTTTGCAAACCGTTAATTTAttattgctcttttttttttgttaaactgCACACTTTGTGTCCAGCCGATTGAAAACAACTCATTTTTTAAACCCGTTTCAAGAGAAATACATTGCAAAAATAAATAACGGGGATATTGGGAGCACGACGATGCAAAGGCGAGAGATGTAACCAAACCCGGATTATCTAAAATTATTTGGAACATGAGGATTCCTCTAGGAGTTTTGAGAAACTCATGATAATTTCATCGAAAATGTTTATCAACGACTCAAACTTGACTAATATCCCAACCAAATTAACGACGAAAATAGATTCGGTTTGGGCCTCCAAAAAAGCCTTTGAGTGTTCCTCTTCTTCATTTTTCCCAAGTGGAAAAGGGAAAGATCAGGAAATGAGGCTGAGAAGACATGATAAAACTAGGTGTTTAACAGGCCAAAGCCCAAAAGCAGCCCAAAAAACACAAAAGGAGCCAAGTGAAAGTGGAAGAGCTTTTGTCAAAGTGTGTTCCTACCTTTCCTTACCACTTGCACTTTTCCCCCCTCAGCTTTCAAGCTTTTTGTCCAACACGTGGCCAGAACCTTCTAAAGCAACATGTACTTAAACTAAAACAAGAGTACTGAAACTAGTACTAAGCtagtaaaatataaaaatagttAGATTATGATCAGAGCCAACTATACACAATACAATAGTGATAGGGAGTACCATGTTTCTTCATTTTTAAGCTTTTGACCTTTTCATCTTCTCCGAGTTGCAACTTTAACAGTTCCTCAGTGTAAGTGAACAGTAAAATATACTAGGAGAACCAAACATGACAAAAGTATTCTTAAATTAAGGTAGTGTAACAATATAATATTTGTGTAACCAGttcaaatgatttttatttgatTATTGCCAGTCAAAATTCAAACAGAGAAGCTACtaggaaattaaaaaaaaatcggccTACAATGCGCAACTCCTCGGCACCACAGCCACCAACTTTAATAACCTAATTTGGAAGACCTAGGCGCCACGAAAATGCAAAACCTTCACATGGCTAATCATCCAAAACAGAGTATGGACCTCCGACAGACTAGCAACCAGAGGATGGCCAAACAGTTCCATATGTCCCTTATGTCGTCGATCTCAAGAAACTGCCCTACACCTCTTCACGGGTTGTAGATACACAAAGAGAATCTAGGAGGCAATTGCAGAATGGACGGCGTGTGAGGGGTTGAAACCATGTCGGTGGCAGCAAACCTCCACGGTGTTAGAATGGTGGGAGGCTACCTCAAATATCCAGGAGGCACCCAAGAAGGCTCTTCGCACACTGATCCTGCTGGTCGCATGGGAGATCTGGACTGAGAGAAACCGCAGAACCTTTCAGCAAAAAGAGCTATCGACCACCTCCCTTCTGGCTAAAATCAAGGAAGAGGCCAAAATTTGGGCCTTAGCGGGCGCGAAAAATCTTCATAATTGGCTTTCTTTTAGTTAGCTCGGACCAAAGGTCTTGAGCTCGTTTTCGCCTTTGTACAGTTTTACTCcttctatattcaatgaaaatTGGCAGCTTGccttttcttcaaaaaaaaatcatatcaagtTCATCACATTTCTTTGACTGGTTTTGTGCAATACTAATTAATctactactccttccgtcccaaaatataagcaattttACCATAGTGTCAAGTTAACTATTTTTAATTTGGACTATTAATAGAAACAAATCAATAATGTAActattgatgttactagatttattattaaacaaactatcataatatacaattctttttatttaaagcaTCTTATTTTTATACTTATTGTTGGTGAAAGTAGTATCTCGAAGACTGTGCCGAAAtctaaaaatgattatattttgggacggatggagtaccacaagatagatatatataaattaatatgcATAAAGAAAAGATAGGGAAGAACATTTCAACATCGCAGGCCACCACACGGCATAATATATAAATGCTATTCAATTTGACAAAAGTAAAGCTAATACTGCCTAGTTGACACACTTGACAGTGATAATCAACATCAAGGATCTAATGGACTATAACCTCATCATCCTGTTGTATGCCATCTCTTTCTTCAGCTAGATTTGACGTTACCATCAGTCCATCACTAACGTTAACCTCTCCTCGTTGAGCTACAAATTACACGCAAACTTTTGAATTATCTTTCCGGATAAACTATTTATCGGTTAATCGTTTGTATGAAATGATACTTGCATATTTAGCGACTGAAATTGATCCATTGAAGATGAAACGTCCAATTTTCTCCAGGGAGTTGATTGTCTGctatttcttgtttttttttcagctacTAGCAGCTAGCCTTTTATACTCCTAAAAGATGtactttttataaaaacaaatatataaatttcttAGAATACTTTTTAAAATCCATTTTCaactttttaatatttaattcatttatTGTTGCCCTCGAAAAAGTCATTACAAAATTAGAATAATCTATAGCTATCATATAATTCGGAATGGGCCTATAAGGCTGACGAAAATGcatgctatatatatttttaaaaaaagtaaatattttattaaagaATAAAATCATATCCAATCTTTGCACCTATCAGGATGTATACAGCCAACGTACATACTGTGTGTGAGGCTAGATATATACATGTAGATCGTACATGTCTAAAATATCGTGTAAGATCTGTACCATTCCAATAAATTGGGTATCCTGAAAGTACCAATAAGTTGGATATCCTGATCGATAAAGCATGGAACAAAAAGAGAAGCCATTTCAGTGGACATTTTCGAATCTTGTCCAACGCCTACCTAAAAAttatcttttccaaaaaggaaacGTGCATTTCATCTGATTTTTCATCTTTGTAGTGTTGTATACTATTATGTACCTATCACATATTGGACGAATAATATCAAAGTGAAAAATCCAGAGAACCAATTTAGTAGCGTATTTTTAGAGTCGCCCCTTCTAAACTAAAGATACGCGACCAAATGACAAACATGAATTTTAAGACAAGTAGCTTAAAATACATTTCTTTTGCATGCTTCTTAATCCCCTAAACAGTATGTTTCATGTAAAGATctcctatatactccctccgtcttaaaatatagggGATTTTGTATGGATGAGACActtactagtactccctccatcccaaaataaatacagttttacactattcatcttcaacgtttgatcgtttgttttatttgaaaaaattttatgattactatatttattgttattagatgataaaacatgaataatactttatgtgtgactattttttaaaaaaaaattataatttttttaaataagacggacggtcaaacgttggacacggatttccacggttgcacttattttgggacggaggtagtactacaaatctagacAGCTCCCCGTCTAGATTCCTAGTACTAGAAAGTGTCACATCcgttcaaaatcccttatatttgggGACGGATAGAGTATATTTCTTTTGTTGGAATACTTTTGTAAAGTAGCCTTTTCAATTTCGTACTATTTCTTTCATTTGTTTATATACACTCAAATAGCCATCAAAAAATCGGATTATCCAACGATCCATCAATTCCAGCTCTCCAAAATGGGGCCAAAATATAGTCcctatatttaattttaaaaaatgagaCTATACTAGTATAGAATTTCAAACCATGCAGCCGCTCAAACAAGCAGAGACCATAATGGCAAAACACCAAATATGAAATGCCCCAAAACACCCAATTTAAGATGAACTCACGAGCAAACTGACCCCacaggtgggccgagccgggccgggccgggcgtGAGATCGCAGCCGCACGTTCGGCAGGCAGCCCATCCATCCGGGCCGTCCGTTTGCGCGGACGCCGTAATGATGGcgatgatgaattgatgatgatCCACTGATGATGGTCCCGTAATAATAAATCGCGATCGCACGAGCGCAGAAGCCGTTCCGTTTGCTTCTTCAATGCAGGTAGAACCAGGAGGAGGTGGGACCCACGTAACCAGGACGTGGGGCCCACGAACGGGACGGAACGGAATTGGGGGGAGGGGACACTGTTGACCGGATATGCTGCGTCTAGC encodes:
- the LOC4344784 gene encoding nuclear transcription factor Y subunit B-11 → MKSRKSYGHLLSPVGSPPLDNESGEAAAAAAAGGGGCGSSAGYVVYGGGGGGDSPAKEQDRFLPIANVSRIMKRSLPANAKISKESKETVQECVSEFISFVTGEASDKCQREKRKTINGDDLLWAMTTLGFEAYVGPLKSYLNRYREAEGEKADVLGGAGGAAAARHGEGGCCGGGGGGADGVVIDGHYPLAGGLSHSHHGHQQQDGGGDVGLMMGGGDAGVGYNAGAGSTTTAFYAPAATAASGNKAYCGGDGSRVMEFEGIGGEEESGGGGGGGERGFAGHLHGVQWFRLKRNTN